A DNA window from Ranitomeya imitator isolate aRanImi1 chromosome 2, aRanImi1.pri, whole genome shotgun sequence contains the following coding sequences:
- the LOC138667431 gene encoding formyl peptide receptor 2-like, which produces MTLYSIVSALGIIGNGLVIWIAGFRMKNIISAMWFLHLAIADFLCCSSLPLRIADWATLPSDSPHFARCIVNIFLFNVNMIASVLLLTAMSTDRWVSVMWPFWAKVHRSRNLVRITAAIIWGLSVTVAGALYYVYDYHVGDLGEWCRYYYYRSPYNPELHETTQWIRFIIMCVIPFLIIVASYVTIFYKLRKSKRSQRSQRSSRIITAVISCFFICWFPYYIWPLIYLYYRDYIISYYGDYIIINYWYRMTFHIVQTITTSLACLNSCLNPIIYVFLTADFQHGFLRSIPSRLERAFGDHPNDLSRERGDTGDTRPAAV; this is translated from the coding sequence ATGACATTATACAGCATTGTTTCTGCTCTCGGGATTATCGGTAATGGATTAGTCATCTGGATTGCCGGATTCAGGATGAAGAACATAATCAGTGCCATGTGGTTCCTCCACCTGGCCATCGCGGACTTCCTGTGCTGCTCATCTCTCCCCCTGAGAATTGCTGACTGGGCTACACTTCCCTCAGACTCCCCACATTTTGCACGTTGTATAGTGAACATTTTTCTGTTTAATGTGAACATGATCGCCAGTGTTCTCCTCCTGACGGCCATGAGTACTGACCGCTGGGTGTCCGTCATGTGGCCATTCTGGGCCAAAGTCCATAGATCTCGTAACCTGGTGAGAATCACTGCAGCGATCATCTGGGGGCTGAGCGTCACTGTGGCCGGTGCTCTGTATTATGTATATGACTACCATGTAGGTGATCTAGGTGAATGGTGTCGATATTATTATTACAGATCTCCTTATAACCCAGAGTTACATGAGACCACTCAGTGGATCAGATTCATTATAATGTGTGTGATCCCATTTCTCATCATCGTCGCCTCTTATGTCACCATTTTCTACAAACTTAGAAAAAGTAAGAGATCCCAGAGATCTCAGAGATCctccaggatcatcaccgctgttaTATCGTGTTTCTTCATCTGCTGGTTTCCGTATTACATCTGGCCACTAATATACTTGTATTATAGAGATTACATCATATCCTATTATGGAGATTACATAATAATCAATTATTGGTATCGCATGACATTCCATATAGTACAAACTATCACTACCAGTCTGGCTTGTCTGAACAGCTGCCTGAATCCGATCATTTATGTGTTTCTGACAGCGGATTTCCAACACGGTTTCCTCAGATCCATCCCCTCCAGGCTAGAAAGAGCCTTCGGTGACCATCCTAATGACCTGAGCAGAGAGCGAGGAGACACAGGAGACACTCGCCCTGCTGCTGTCTAA